The proteins below come from a single Desulfovibrio inopinatus DSM 10711 genomic window:
- a CDS encoding LexA family transcriptional regulator produces MDQAYFDDAFGRIKNATGAKSQMEVAVLLDIQQSSISDAKRRNSIPAEWLLKLLSRHGLNPEWIQSGKKPMYLYETEEGRIGLQSPRAVSPKRLASTSVVVYSMAGEIGEGERWTGAPLEIIPLPEDFHIPGLVCVKMDGSGMEPLIPREAYVGIDTGQRRIVSGEFFAVALPPEGLVIRRVFFETTDGRLVLRAENPDYHCQYLAVSKIEHHLVGRVSWVLRRM; encoded by the coding sequence ATGGATCAAGCTTATTTCGATGACGCTTTTGGTCGGATTAAAAATGCGACCGGTGCCAAATCGCAAATGGAGGTAGCGGTACTACTAGATATTCAACAATCGAGTATTTCTGACGCCAAACGTCGTAATTCCATTCCGGCAGAGTGGTTATTGAAATTACTCTCTCGTCATGGATTGAATCCGGAATGGATTCAATCAGGAAAAAAACCGATGTATTTATATGAAACTGAAGAAGGGCGCATTGGTCTTCAGAGTCCTCGGGCCGTTTCTCCCAAACGATTGGCCTCTACCTCTGTTGTTGTGTACTCAATGGCTGGTGAGATTGGCGAAGGCGAACGCTGGACAGGGGCTCCTCTTGAAATTATTCCTCTTCCAGAGGATTTTCATATCCCAGGGCTTGTATGCGTCAAAATGGACGGTTCCGGTATGGAACCACTCATCCCTCGGGAAGCCTATGTCGGCATCGATACTGGACAGCGGCGTATTGTCTCCGGAGAGTTTTTTGCCGTTGCGTTGCCTCCTGAAGGTCTTGTTATACGCCGCGTTTTTTTCGAAACGACCGATGGTCGACTCGTTCTTCGCGCGGAAAACCCAGACTACCACTGTCAGTATCTTGCCGTGTCCAAGATCGAACATCATCTTGTGGGCCGTGTCTCTTGGGTGTTACGACGGATGTAG
- a CDS encoding sigma-54-dependent transcriptional regulator: MSESFRMSHAVLPRILLVDDEQGILDVLETLFEDDYDMVCASSGHEAIELFEARAFDVVLLDVDMPDINGIDVLRHIKNRDPAVDVVMVSALDKTAPTRESLMTGAADYVNKPFNNAKLLELVQEILDRRRIRNTLCSSAPSSSSISCPEIVCRSSAMGDVLKCIQQVAYTDSTVLITGESGTGKELAARAIHSQSLRRDKRFVAVNCALFQEQLIESELFGHEKGAFTGAHSKTIGKFEYADGGTLFLDEIASLNPSVQAHLLRALQEKEIRRVGSNDVIHVDVRVVCASNRDLSELVKSGEFREDLYYRLNVVPIALPPLRKRTGDAALLAEYFLLRICERQGKSIPGFTADALAAIESYPWPGNVRELQNIVERLVVFGEPGKAIATNDMLFDHFHSSPLAGQPSASDTVGLVDACQRFERNLVVEALRKHHGKKMKAAASLGIHRNTLTKKIFAHGLREEDWRTDSPE; the protein is encoded by the coding sequence ATGAGTGAGTCTTTCAGAATGTCACATGCTGTACTGCCGCGCATCCTTCTCGTCGATGACGAACAAGGAATATTGGATGTTCTCGAGACCCTTTTTGAAGACGATTACGACATGGTCTGCGCTTCTTCCGGTCATGAGGCAATCGAACTCTTTGAAGCTCGGGCATTCGATGTGGTTCTGCTTGATGTGGATATGCCCGATATTAATGGTATCGATGTCTTGCGTCATATAAAAAATCGAGATCCCGCCGTTGATGTGGTTATGGTCAGTGCTTTGGACAAGACGGCACCAACCAGAGAGTCCTTGATGACGGGAGCGGCGGATTATGTGAACAAGCCTTTCAACAATGCCAAGCTTCTTGAGCTCGTTCAAGAAATCCTTGATCGGCGCCGTATCCGCAACACACTCTGTTCTTCCGCTCCGAGTTCTTCGTCCATTTCCTGTCCTGAGATTGTTTGTCGTTCTTCTGCTATGGGAGATGTGCTGAAATGTATCCAGCAGGTTGCGTATACCGATTCCACTGTCCTGATAACGGGCGAGTCTGGCACGGGAAAAGAACTTGCGGCCAGGGCCATTCATAGTCAGAGCTTACGCAGAGATAAGCGATTTGTTGCCGTAAACTGTGCGCTTTTCCAGGAACAATTGATTGAGTCGGAATTGTTCGGCCATGAAAAAGGCGCTTTTACCGGTGCACATTCCAAAACAATCGGAAAATTTGAATATGCCGATGGCGGAACGTTGTTTCTCGACGAAATAGCCTCTCTGAATCCATCGGTGCAAGCCCATCTTTTGCGTGCTTTGCAGGAAAAAGAGATTCGTCGAGTGGGGAGCAACGATGTTATCCATGTCGATGTGCGTGTTGTTTGCGCATCAAACAGAGATTTGTCTGAGCTCGTCAAGAGCGGAGAATTTCGCGAGGATCTCTATTATCGCTTGAATGTCGTTCCAATAGCGCTTCCCCCCCTGCGTAAGCGGACAGGAGATGCCGCACTCCTGGCTGAATACTTTCTTCTTCGAATCTGTGAGCGCCAGGGCAAGTCTATCCCTGGCTTTACAGCCGATGCCCTTGCGGCAATCGAGTCGTACCCTTGGCCGGGAAATGTGCGCGAGCTTCAAAATATTGTGGAACGGCTTGTTGTTTTCGGAGAACCGGGAAAAGCGATTGCAACAAACGATATGTTATTCGATCATTTTCATTCCTCTCCTCTTGCGGGACAACCTTCAGCATCCGATACGGTCGGTTTGGTCGATGCCTGTCAGCGTTTTGAACGGAATCTTGTTGTTGAAGCGCTACGCAAACATCACGGAAAAAAAATGAAAGCCGCGGCATCATTGGGTATTCATCGCAATACCTTGACGAAGAAAATTTTTGCACATGGACTGCGAGAAGAAGACTGGCGTACTGATTCGCCAGAATAG